The Dioscorea cayenensis subsp. rotundata cultivar TDr96_F1 chromosome 7, TDr96_F1_v2_PseudoChromosome.rev07_lg8_w22 25.fasta, whole genome shotgun sequence genome includes a region encoding these proteins:
- the LOC120265077 gene encoding uncharacterized protein LOC120265077, producing the protein MPKYAKFMKDLLTNKRKVEELETVALPWNCSAMIQRKLPEKLTDPGSFIIACVIGEVMKEKALADSGASINVMPYKLFLKFGLEDMRPTRMTIQLSDRSIKKPRGVVEDVLVRVDKLIVLVDFVILDLDDDVEVPLILGRAFLNTAGALIDVKGGGEDDIEGGG; encoded by the coding sequence ATGCCAaagtatgcaaagtttatgAAAGACCTGCTCACTAACAAGAGAAAAGTGGAGGAATTGGAAACAGTGGCATTACCATGGAACTGTTCTGCAATGATTCAAAGGAAGCTCCCTGAGAAGTTGACTGACCCCGGGAGTTTCATTATTGCATGTGTGATTGGGGAGGTCATGAAAGAAAAGGCCTTGGCAGATTCTGGGGCCAGCATTAATGTAATGCCCTACAAGCTGTTTTTGAAATTCGGATTGGAAGACATGCGGCCTACACGGATGACAATACAACTTTCGGACAGGTCTATAAAGAAACCTCGAGGTGTTGTTGAGGATGTGCTAGTTAGAGTAGACAAGCTCATTGTCCTGgtggattttgttattcttgatttggatgatgatgttgaagtcccATTGATCCTCGGGCGAGCATTTCTTAACACCGCCGGCGCCCTTATTGATGTAAAGGGGGGCGGGGAGGATGACATTGAGGGTGGGGGATGA